The following coding sequences lie in one Candidatus Sulfotelmatobacter sp. genomic window:
- a CDS encoding nucleotide exchange factor GrpE — translation MNADRERSPRPGDTAPGANEADARAVDEGTPPDAVSAESVESGAAEGSEATQAPAPMGQALVEMRERWLRAEAEIQNVRRRAARERDEQRRELEDAWLLELAALDDDVARARQIAKEAGAPDSWTRGVELVSQRIRELLARHGVAPIEAQGRTFDPALHEALAELPAPAGTAPGTVLQVVTGGYTRNGRALRPARVVVARAADEG, via the coding sequence GTGAACGCCGATCGCGAGAGGTCACCGCGACCGGGCGACACGGCTCCGGGCGCGAACGAGGCCGACGCCCGGGCGGTCGACGAAGGCACGCCGCCGGACGCGGTGAGCGCGGAATCCGTCGAATCCGGAGCGGCGGAGGGCAGCGAGGCCACGCAGGCGCCCGCGCCGATGGGCCAGGCGCTGGTCGAGATGCGCGAGCGCTGGCTGCGCGCCGAGGCCGAGATCCAGAACGTGCGCCGTCGCGCCGCTCGCGAGCGCGACGAGCAGCGCCGCGAGCTGGAGGATGCCTGGCTGCTCGAGCTGGCCGCCCTCGACGACGACGTGGCGCGCGCGCGCCAGATCGCGAAGGAGGCCGGCGCGCCCGATTCCTGGACTCGCGGCGTCGAGCTGGTCAGCCAGCGGATCCGCGAGCTGCTCGCGCGTCACGGCGTGGCGCCGATCGAGGCGCAGGGCAGGACCTTTGATCCCGCGCTGCACGAAGCGCTCGCCGAGCTGCCGGCGCCGGCCGGGACCGCGCCCGGCACGGTGCTGCAGGTGGTGACCGGCGGCTACACGCGCAACGGGCGTGCGTTGCGGCCGGCGCGCGTGGTGGTCGCGCGCGCCGCCGACGAGGGTTGA